The Puntigrus tetrazona isolate hp1 chromosome 16, ASM1883169v1, whole genome shotgun sequence genome includes a region encoding these proteins:
- the mettl6 gene encoding tRNA N(3)-methylcytidine methyltransferase METTL6 — protein sequence MSVTGESDSLESSPASPHQSSGLSERTLTPEELEKLRSDRVLVSDFKQQKLEVDAQKNWDLFYKRNTTHFFKDRHWTTREFEELKNCRESQGQKLVLLEAGCGVGNCIFPLLEEDLNIFIYACDFSPRAVEFVKQNALYCPEQCLAFQCDLTQDDLQATVQVETVDVATLIFVLSAIHPEKMQKALEHIYKVLRPGGIVLFRDYGLYDHAMLRFKSGNKLGENFYVRQDGTRSFFFSKECLAGLFQKAGFETLVNEYVLRETVNKKEGLCVPRVFLQSKFRKPIPSLSPA from the exons ATGTCGGTGACAGGTGAGTCGGACTCGCTGGAATCCAGTCCTGCTTCTCCCCATCAGTCCAGCGGTTTGAGCGAAAGGACCCTGACTCCAGAGGAGCTGGAGAAACTCAGGAGTGACCGCGTCTTAGTGTCCGACTTTAAGCAGCAGAAACTCGAAGTGGATGCTCAGAAGAACTGGGActtgttttataaaagaaacACGACACACTTTTTTAAAGACCGGCACTGGACTACCAGAGAGTTTGAAGAGCTGAAAAACTGCAGGGAG TCTCAGGGGCAGAAGCTGGTGTTATTGGAGGCTGGCTGTGGGGTGGGAAACTGCATTTTCCCTCTTCTGGAAGAAGATCTCAATATCTTCATCTATGCTTGTGACTTCTCTCCACGAGCTGTGGAGTTTGTGAAG caAAATGCCTTGTATTGCCCCGAGCAATGCCTTGCGTTTCAGTGTGACCTCACTCAAGATGATCTCCAGGCCACAGTACAAGTGGAGACAGTGGATGTAGCCACTTTGATATTTGTTCTGTCCGCAATTCATCCTGAAAAGATGCAGAAGGCCCTGGAACACATTTATAAG GTGTTGCGACCAGGAGGTATTGTCCTCTTCAGGGACTATGGATTGTATGATCATGCCATGTTGAGGTTTAAGTCGGGCAATAAGCTGGGTGAGAATTTCTATGTGCGACAGGATGGGACCCgttcttttttcttctcaaagG AGTGCCTGGCTGGTTTGTTCCAAAAGGCAGGATTCGAGACTCTAGTGAACGAGTATGTGTTGAGAGAAACTGTGAATAAAAAAGAGGGTCTTTGTGTTCCCAGAGTGTTCCTGCAGAGTAAATTTCGCAAACCTATTCCATCATTATCACCAGCATAA
- the cfap418 gene encoding protein C8orf37 homolog isoform X1, whose amino-acid sequence MADDLDDLLDEVESKFCCSTSASKQSTYTLKQTEQKCAKPEDKKQSRKQGYKKARRDNDDIDDILQEILDDDYQPSSAHESTAAKTTSGACSQSVSKKCCPVFLGGSSVPQGVGTSVSQRACNRLRCTSCDFSVMVFEDQEWDSSCDYLFFRNNMPDHNKLKAKLRRKKGGRAYACQCSWHSAVSLADLRERQQLKFGGSKEMGDFRKEAL is encoded by the exons ATGGCGGATGACCTGGATGATTTACTAGATGAAGTCGAATCAAAGTTTTGTTGCAGCACGTCTGCGTCCAAACAGTCAACTTATACTTTAAAACAAACGGAGCAAAAATGTGCGAAACCCGAGGACAAGAAACAGTCCAG aaaacaaggaTACAAAAAAGCTCGACGTGACAATGACGATATCGACGATATCCTGCAGGAAATACTGGATGATGATTATCAACCCTCTAGCGCTCAC GAATCCACTGCAGCAAAGACCACAAGTGGTGCATGTTCTCAGTCAGTGTCCAAGAA ATGCTGTCCCGTGTTTCTCGGTGGAAGTTCTGTACCACAAGGCGTCGGAACCAGCGTTTCACAAAG GGCCTGCAACCGTTTAAGATGCACATCTTGCGATTTCAGTGTAATGGTGTTTGAGGATCAGGAATGGGACTCCTCTTGtgactatttatttttcag GAATAACATGCCGGACCATAACAAACTAAAAGCCAAACTGAGAAGGAAGAAGGGTGGGCGTGCGTACGCCTGTCAGTGTAGCTGGCACTCAGCCGTGTCGCTCGCTGACCTGAGGGAACGACAGCAGCTAAA GTTCGGGGGTTCAAAGGAGATGGGGGATTTCAGAAAGGAAGCTCTCTGA
- the rspo3 gene encoding R-spondin-3 isoform X2: MYLEVAEEHLPFLYPAEFKGSGVSSQGCQGGCQTCSVYNGCLTCKPKLFIHLERDGMRQIGVCLASCPNGFYGTRSPDRNDCIKCGSECDSCFNRNFCLRCRAGSYLHKGKCMESCPDGLVPSDTKKECVPACPADCDSCQNSDVCTRCALGHFLLQGQCHHVCPDEFEPNDSMECIPTVHCEMGEWSEWGPCSRSGKTCGFKWGEETRTRKVLQNPSPMGSSCPATFEKRECFVKRKRCKPKGQRRGEKKKRFNLQEKENGEARRERKREREKETIDREHSESRNKTEHRRRRDQSRDAGTV; this comes from the exons AGGGTTCAGGGGTGAGCTCCCAGGGATGCCAGGGAGGCTGTCAGACCTGCTCGGTTTACAATGGCTGTCTGACCTGCAAACCCAAGCTTTTTATTCACCTGGAGAGGGACGGGATGAGGCAGATCGGAGTGTGCCTGGCCTCCTGCCCTAATGGTTTCTACGGCACCCGTTCCCCCGACCGGAACGACTGCATAA AGTGTGGGTCAGAGTGCGACTCGTGCTTTAACAGGAACTTCTGCCTGCGCTGCAGAGCGGGCTCCTACTTGCACAAGGGCAAGTGCATGGAGAGCTGTCCAGATGGGCTGGTGCCCAGCGATACCAAGAAAGAGTGTGTCCCTG CATGTCCTGCAGACTGCGACTCTTGTCAGAACAGTGACGTGTGTACGAGATGTGCTTTGGGACACTTCTTGCTGCAGGGGCAATGTCATCACGTCTGCCCAGATGAGTTTGAGCCCAACGACTCGATGGAGTGCATCCCGACAG TGCACTGTGAAATGGGCGAGTGGAGCGAATGGGGCCCCTGCTCACGCTCAGGTAAAACCTGCGGCTTCAAATGGGGCGAAGAAACAAGGACCAGGAAGGTCCTGCAGAATCCCTCTCCAATGGGGAGCTCGTGCCCAGCTACTTTTGAGAAGAGGGAATGCTTtgtcaaaagaaaaagat GTAAGCCAAAAGGTCAGCGGCGCGGCGAGAAGAAAAAGCGCTTCAACCTGCAGGAGAAAGAGAACGGCGAGGCACGtcgagagaggaagagagaacgagagaaagAGACGATCGACCGAGAGCATTCAGAAAGCCGGAACAAAACAGAGCACCGTCGCCGGAGGGACCAGAGCAGAGACGCTGGAACAGTGTAG
- the rspo3 gene encoding R-spondin-3 isoform X1, which yields MQLQLISIVLILHCMEYTNCQHHGSRHRLNKQGSGVSSQGCQGGCQTCSVYNGCLTCKPKLFIHLERDGMRQIGVCLASCPNGFYGTRSPDRNDCIKCGSECDSCFNRNFCLRCRAGSYLHKGKCMESCPDGLVPSDTKKECVPACPADCDSCQNSDVCTRCALGHFLLQGQCHHVCPDEFEPNDSMECIPTVHCEMGEWSEWGPCSRSGKTCGFKWGEETRTRKVLQNPSPMGSSCPATFEKRECFVKRKRCKPKGQRRGEKKKRFNLQEKENGEARRERKREREKETIDREHSESRNKTEHRRRRDQSRDAGTV from the exons AGGGTTCAGGGGTGAGCTCCCAGGGATGCCAGGGAGGCTGTCAGACCTGCTCGGTTTACAATGGCTGTCTGACCTGCAAACCCAAGCTTTTTATTCACCTGGAGAGGGACGGGATGAGGCAGATCGGAGTGTGCCTGGCCTCCTGCCCTAATGGTTTCTACGGCACCCGTTCCCCCGACCGGAACGACTGCATAA AGTGTGGGTCAGAGTGCGACTCGTGCTTTAACAGGAACTTCTGCCTGCGCTGCAGAGCGGGCTCCTACTTGCACAAGGGCAAGTGCATGGAGAGCTGTCCAGATGGGCTGGTGCCCAGCGATACCAAGAAAGAGTGTGTCCCTG CATGTCCTGCAGACTGCGACTCTTGTCAGAACAGTGACGTGTGTACGAGATGTGCTTTGGGACACTTCTTGCTGCAGGGGCAATGTCATCACGTCTGCCCAGATGAGTTTGAGCCCAACGACTCGATGGAGTGCATCCCGACAG TGCACTGTGAAATGGGCGAGTGGAGCGAATGGGGCCCCTGCTCACGCTCAGGTAAAACCTGCGGCTTCAAATGGGGCGAAGAAACAAGGACCAGGAAGGTCCTGCAGAATCCCTCTCCAATGGGGAGCTCGTGCCCAGCTACTTTTGAGAAGAGGGAATGCTTtgtcaaaagaaaaagat GTAAGCCAAAAGGTCAGCGGCGCGGCGAGAAGAAAAAGCGCTTCAACCTGCAGGAGAAAGAGAACGGCGAGGCACGtcgagagaggaagagagaacgagagaaagAGACGATCGACCGAGAGCATTCAGAAAGCCGGAACAAAACAGAGCACCGTCGCCGGAGGGACCAGAGCAGAGACGCTGGAACAGTGTAG
- the cfap418 gene encoding protein C8orf37 homolog isoform X2, which yields MADDLDDLLDEVESKFCCSTSASKQSTYTLKQTEQKCAKPEDKKQSRKQGYKKARRDNDDIDDILQEILDDDYQPSSAHESTAAKTTSGACSQSVSKKCCPVFLGGSSVPQGVGTSVSQRACNRLRCTSCDFSVMVFEDQEWDSSCDYLFFRNNMPDHNKLKAKLRRKKGGRAYACQCSWHSAVSLADLRERQQLKIFLKKALRYC from the exons ATGGCGGATGACCTGGATGATTTACTAGATGAAGTCGAATCAAAGTTTTGTTGCAGCACGTCTGCGTCCAAACAGTCAACTTATACTTTAAAACAAACGGAGCAAAAATGTGCGAAACCCGAGGACAAGAAACAGTCCAG aaaacaaggaTACAAAAAAGCTCGACGTGACAATGACGATATCGACGATATCCTGCAGGAAATACTGGATGATGATTATCAACCCTCTAGCGCTCAC GAATCCACTGCAGCAAAGACCACAAGTGGTGCATGTTCTCAGTCAGTGTCCAAGAA ATGCTGTCCCGTGTTTCTCGGTGGAAGTTCTGTACCACAAGGCGTCGGAACCAGCGTTTCACAAAG GGCCTGCAACCGTTTAAGATGCACATCTTGCGATTTCAGTGTAATGGTGTTTGAGGATCAGGAATGGGACTCCTCTTGtgactatttatttttcag GAATAACATGCCGGACCATAACAAACTAAAAGCCAAACTGAGAAGGAAGAAGGGTGGGCGTGCGTACGCCTGTCAGTGTAGCTGGCACTCAGCCGTGTCGCTCGCTGACCTGAGGGAACGACAGCAGCTAAA AATATTCCTTAAGAAAGCACTCAGGTATTGCTAA
- the cfap418 gene encoding protein C8orf37 homolog isoform X3, whose amino-acid sequence MADDLDDLLDEVESKFCCSTSASKQSTYTLKQTEQKCAKPEDKKQSRKQGYKKARRDNDDIDDILQEILDDDYQPSSAHESTAAKTTSGACSQSVSKKCCPVFLGGSSVPQGVGTSVSQRACNRLRCTSCDFSVMVFEDQEWDSSCDYLFFRNNMPDHNKLKAKLRRKKGGRAYACQCSWHSAVSLADLRERQQLKWVCGKHKV is encoded by the exons ATGGCGGATGACCTGGATGATTTACTAGATGAAGTCGAATCAAAGTTTTGTTGCAGCACGTCTGCGTCCAAACAGTCAACTTATACTTTAAAACAAACGGAGCAAAAATGTGCGAAACCCGAGGACAAGAAACAGTCCAG aaaacaaggaTACAAAAAAGCTCGACGTGACAATGACGATATCGACGATATCCTGCAGGAAATACTGGATGATGATTATCAACCCTCTAGCGCTCAC GAATCCACTGCAGCAAAGACCACAAGTGGTGCATGTTCTCAGTCAGTGTCCAAGAA ATGCTGTCCCGTGTTTCTCGGTGGAAGTTCTGTACCACAAGGCGTCGGAACCAGCGTTTCACAAAG GGCCTGCAACCGTTTAAGATGCACATCTTGCGATTTCAGTGTAATGGTGTTTGAGGATCAGGAATGGGACTCCTCTTGtgactatttatttttcag GAATAACATGCCGGACCATAACAAACTAAAAGCCAAACTGAGAAGGAAGAAGGGTGGGCGTGCGTACGCCTGTCAGTGTAGCTGGCACTCAGCCGTGTCGCTCGCTGACCTGAGGGAACGACAGCAGCTAAAGTGGGTTTGTGGCAAACACAAAGTATGA